One region of Paraburkholderia phymatum STM815 genomic DNA includes:
- a CDS encoding UBP-type zinc finger domain-containing protein codes for MTSGCTHLGEARILQTSIDYCEDCVKLGQPWVHLRLCLSCGHVGCCDSSPNRHASRHFHATGHPLVRSIEPGETWIWCYRDEIVAGELEP; via the coding sequence ATGACCTCCGGTTGCACGCACCTGGGCGAGGCCCGCATTCTCCAAACGTCCATCGACTATTGCGAGGACTGCGTGAAGCTTGGCCAGCCGTGGGTGCATTTGAGGCTTTGTCTTTCTTGCGGACACGTCGGCTGCTGCGATTCGTCGCCCAACCGGCATGCAAGCAGGCATTTTCACGCGACCGGTCATCCGCTGGTACGTTCAATCGAACCCGGCGAAACGTGGATCTGGTGCTATCGCGACGAGATCGTCGCAGGTGAACTTGAACCTTGA
- a CDS encoding helix-turn-helix domain-containing protein, producing MATITESEPSGWVIALKSGVLGQVSQEAFREVPKWSTSWDPFLRETVDTLGALQNAGLIDAACADAFADVISVHIALRYGHCAGAAEPHTPLTRQMLTRIQVFVHAHIAETILVEQLAVLVHMSTSNFARVFKTATGNPPHLYVTLERVKFARTLLCEETCPLVEVGARAGFQTQQHFTDVFHRHTGVTPRAFRLAHRNLGS from the coding sequence TTGGCCACGATCACTGAAAGCGAACCCAGCGGATGGGTTATCGCACTCAAATCAGGCGTACTTGGGCAAGTCTCGCAAGAGGCGTTTCGCGAGGTCCCGAAATGGTCTACGTCTTGGGATCCGTTCCTACGCGAGACCGTGGATACATTGGGTGCTTTGCAGAACGCGGGGCTCATCGACGCTGCCTGCGCAGACGCTTTTGCCGATGTAATCTCGGTGCACATCGCTCTGCGCTACGGGCACTGTGCTGGAGCGGCCGAGCCACACACGCCGCTTACGCGTCAAATGCTGACTCGCATTCAAGTCTTCGTTCATGCGCACATAGCCGAAACTATTTTGGTCGAGCAACTTGCAGTGCTGGTGCACATGAGTACCTCGAACTTTGCACGCGTTTTCAAAACAGCGACAGGTAACCCGCCCCATCTGTACGTGACGCTCGAACGAGTGAAGTTTGCCAGGACGCTGTTGTGCGAGGAGACCTGTCCCTTAGTTGAGGTAGGCGCGCGCGCAGGGTTCCAGACTCAGCAGCATTTCACCGACGTGTTTCATCGACATACCGGTGTGACACCTCGCGCATTCCGGCTTGCCCACCGAAACCTCGGGAGCTAG
- a CDS encoding MgtC/SapB family protein — MISHVQFFESILRMVAAVLVGCIVGLDRNLHGKPTGVKTLGLVALGSCLVTMAGMSFELHGFTNGSDAGRAIQGVITGIGFLGAGVILQNHATGKISGLTTAASIWVTAALGIVCGIGAWQIAGIATALLLLLLSVGASIERALHRRWLGKSPEEQAAITRHDE; from the coding sequence ATGATTTCGCACGTCCAATTTTTTGAGTCGATCTTGCGCATGGTCGCGGCAGTGCTGGTGGGTTGTATCGTCGGGCTCGATCGAAACCTGCATGGCAAGCCAACCGGCGTCAAGACGCTGGGCCTCGTTGCGCTCGGCTCTTGTCTTGTCACGATGGCCGGCATGTCCTTCGAACTACACGGTTTTACTAACGGCAGCGACGCCGGTCGTGCGATTCAAGGCGTCATTACGGGCATCGGTTTTCTCGGCGCCGGGGTGATCCTGCAAAACCACGCCACCGGGAAGATCAGCGGCTTGACGACAGCGGCTTCGATCTGGGTCACCGCCGCGCTCGGCATTGTGTGCGGCATCGGCGCATGGCAGATTGCAGGTATTGCCACCGCCCTGCTCCTGCTGCTGCTCTCGGTCGGCGCCAGCATTGAACGTGCGTTGCACCGTCGCTGGCTAGGAAAGTCGCCCGAAGAGCAGGCGGCAATCACGCGGCACGACGAATAG
- a CDS encoding Hsp20/alpha crystallin family protein: protein MRRPSSPVVQPQVWHWRTSRKENDMPLDLDKWNPFRFLRSHAHTSASGGAGAPRTDQQVARQNGPQTGTQTGDGTPMEVTAAPVSRAAASWPLPDPIHLFAELIRDPFGGRGPLGSWFGDFSASEFQPRIDVTDDGDALRIVAELPGMTRDDVELEVMDDMLIVSGEKRFESSSEEQGCYRVERSFGHFQRAVPLPAGVDLDRAEARFENGVLTLRVPKVAGEPAAKRRIEIK from the coding sequence ATGCGCCGCCCGTCATCTCCAGTGGTCCAGCCTCAGGTCTGGCACTGGCGTACCTCACGTAAGGAGAATGACATGCCTCTGGATCTCGACAAATGGAACCCGTTCCGGTTTTTACGCTCGCACGCGCACACAAGCGCATCGGGCGGCGCCGGTGCGCCGCGCACCGATCAGCAAGTCGCCCGGCAAAACGGGCCACAGACTGGCACGCAAACGGGTGACGGGACGCCGATGGAAGTCACCGCTGCGCCGGTATCACGTGCGGCTGCCAGCTGGCCGCTGCCTGATCCGATTCATCTGTTTGCCGAATTGATCCGCGATCCGTTCGGAGGACGTGGACCGCTCGGGAGCTGGTTCGGCGACTTTAGCGCGAGCGAGTTTCAACCGCGGATCGACGTCACTGATGACGGCGACGCGCTGCGTATCGTCGCTGAATTGCCGGGCATGACCCGCGACGACGTCGAACTCGAAGTGATGGACGACATGCTGATCGTGAGCGGCGAAAAGCGCTTCGAATCGTCTAGCGAAGAACAGGGGTGCTATCGGGTCGAGCGGTCGTTCGGACATTTTCAGCGCGCGGTCCCGCTGCCCGCGGGCGTTGATCTCGATCGTGCAGAGGCCAGATTTGAAAACGGCGTGCTGACGCTCCGCGTCCCCAAAGTAGCCGGAGAACCGGCAGCGAAGCGACGCATTGAGATCAAATGA
- a CDS encoding DUF6566 family protein translates to MQTHVFEHRGYEIEVQPEQNAYGAWRATVTVRHADSPVAEFRLETIQPEWLTQEEAVRDGIEWGTRFVDRKLEESRDLM, encoded by the coding sequence ATGCAAACGCACGTGTTTGAGCATCGAGGCTACGAGATCGAGGTACAGCCGGAGCAGAATGCATACGGCGCGTGGCGGGCGACGGTGACTGTGCGCCATGCCGATAGCCCCGTGGCCGAATTCCGTCTGGAGACGATTCAGCCGGAATGGCTTACGCAGGAGGAGGCGGTGCGCGACGGCATCGAATGGGGCACGCGTTTTGTCGATCGCAAGCTGGAAGAGTCGCGTGACCTGATGTGA
- a CDS encoding ATP-dependent Clp protease ATP-binding subunit — protein sequence MAECSVCGKPATSQITITENGQHRQLMLCNEHYMEFMTRNRRHLSPLESLFHGGLFDSLFDDMWPQMDTGRGNRSRIGRLPAQSGGADQGTGTGNGQLGDSAGAHPGGRARRHRRPREAVDLQTYLSQSGLDRLQAAAQAAVEYGKNEVDTEHLLLALADNNVVQEILREFKLDPEEIKKTIDQTAPRGTRKEPSDNEQIGVSPRAKSALENALKSSLELGHSYVGPEHILIGLVEEEDGFAGELLRKLGLSPQSLRQKAVKVVGKGAEDGKMDGRSTTPTLDKYARDLSALARQGKLDPVIGRDKEIETTIEVLARRRKNNPVLIGEPGVGKTAIVEGLAQRIAQDQVPEVLRGKRVVELNINSVVAGAKYRGEFEERVKQVLDEIIENQDRLVVFIDELHTIVGAGQGGGEGGLDIGNVFKPALARGELHLVGATTLNEYQKYIEKDSALERRFQPVTVPEPSVEETIEILRGLRDRLEAHHKVKITEEAIAAAAKLSDRYIAARFLPDKAIDLLDQAAARVRISSNSRPQPLHDVEASIRRIRQEQDAASAAKQFDKAKELEGQLVAEQKRLHEATETWKKERGTSSQEVTAEDIAQIVSSLTGVPVSELTAEDREKLLRLEDHLKERVVGQDEAVSAVAKAVRLSRAGLTEAGKPTASFLFLGPTGVGKTELAKALAASVFGDENALVRIDMSEYSERHTVARLVGAPPGYVGYEEGGQLTERVRRRPYCVVLLDEIEKANSEVHNLLLQLFDEGRLTDGKGRLVDFTNTIIIATSNIGSQLIQENMKSDSKQLAYPELRDRLMEMLRHHFRPEFLNRVDEVVVFHALGKEQIRSIVDLQLARVRRTALAQNIDLSFDNGLRDHLAQIGYDPEFGARMLKRKIRLEVESQLADALLRGDVREGDKITMTYDSGTRSVRVQKGASPTEAPSEASKQAPAHA from the coding sequence ATGGCCGAGTGCAGCGTTTGTGGAAAGCCCGCAACCTCACAGATCACGATCACCGAAAACGGTCAACACCGTCAGCTGATGCTGTGCAATGAGCACTACATGGAGTTCATGACGCGCAATCGGCGCCACCTGTCGCCGCTCGAATCTCTCTTTCACGGCGGACTGTTCGACAGTCTGTTCGACGACATGTGGCCGCAGATGGATACCGGCCGCGGTAACCGGTCACGCATCGGACGCTTGCCCGCACAATCCGGCGGCGCGGATCAGGGTACTGGCACCGGCAATGGGCAATTGGGCGATTCAGCCGGCGCACATCCAGGCGGCCGCGCACGCCGGCATCGCCGGCCGCGCGAAGCGGTGGACCTGCAGACGTACCTGAGCCAGAGCGGTCTGGACCGACTGCAAGCCGCGGCGCAAGCAGCGGTCGAATACGGCAAGAATGAAGTCGATACGGAACACCTGTTGCTGGCGCTTGCCGATAACAATGTGGTGCAGGAAATCCTGCGTGAATTCAAGCTTGATCCCGAAGAAATCAAGAAGACCATCGACCAGACCGCGCCGCGTGGCACCCGCAAGGAGCCGAGCGACAACGAGCAGATCGGTGTGTCGCCGCGCGCCAAGAGCGCGCTGGAAAATGCGTTGAAGTCATCGCTGGAACTGGGTCACAGCTATGTCGGACCAGAGCACATCCTGATTGGGCTCGTCGAGGAAGAAGACGGCTTTGCAGGTGAATTGCTGCGCAAGCTCGGGCTGTCGCCGCAATCGCTGCGGCAAAAAGCAGTCAAGGTGGTCGGCAAAGGTGCCGAAGACGGCAAGATGGACGGCCGTTCCACCACGCCCACGCTCGACAAGTACGCGCGCGATCTCAGCGCGCTTGCGCGCCAAGGGAAGCTCGATCCGGTGATTGGCCGTGACAAGGAAATCGAAACCACCATTGAAGTGCTGGCGCGGCGCCGCAAGAACAACCCGGTGCTGATCGGCGAACCCGGTGTGGGCAAGACCGCTATTGTCGAAGGTCTGGCGCAGCGCATTGCTCAGGATCAGGTGCCGGAAGTGCTCCGCGGCAAGCGTGTGGTCGAACTCAATATCAATAGCGTCGTGGCTGGCGCGAAGTATCGCGGCGAGTTCGAGGAGCGCGTCAAGCAGGTACTGGATGAGATCATCGAGAACCAGGACCGTCTGGTTGTATTTATTGACGAACTGCATACGATTGTCGGCGCGGGCCAGGGCGGCGGCGAAGGCGGCCTCGATATCGGCAATGTCTTCAAGCCAGCGCTCGCTCGCGGTGAGTTGCACCTCGTGGGTGCGACCACATTGAACGAGTACCAGAAGTACATTGAAAAGGACTCGGCATTGGAACGGCGCTTTCAGCCCGTGACGGTGCCTGAGCCTAGCGTCGAGGAAACGATCGAGATCCTGCGTGGACTGCGTGACCGGCTTGAGGCACATCACAAGGTGAAGATTACCGAAGAGGCGATCGCCGCAGCGGCAAAGCTCTCGGATCGCTACATCGCCGCGCGCTTCTTGCCAGACAAGGCAATCGATTTGCTCGATCAGGCCGCCGCCCGCGTGCGCATTTCGTCGAATTCGCGTCCGCAGCCATTGCACGATGTCGAGGCGAGCATCCGCCGCATCAGGCAGGAACAGGACGCGGCCAGCGCTGCAAAACAATTCGATAAGGCCAAGGAACTGGAAGGACAGCTCGTCGCGGAACAAAAACGCCTGCACGAAGCCACTGAAACATGGAAGAAGGAGCGCGGCACCAGTTCGCAGGAAGTGACGGCGGAAGACATTGCGCAGATTGTTTCGTCACTTACGGGCGTACCGGTATCTGAACTCACGGCCGAGGACCGTGAAAAGCTGTTGCGACTGGAAGACCATCTGAAGGAACGCGTGGTCGGCCAGGATGAAGCCGTCTCCGCAGTCGCCAAAGCGGTGCGGCTGTCGCGTGCCGGTTTGACGGAGGCCGGCAAGCCAACTGCGAGCTTCCTCTTTCTTGGGCCAACGGGTGTGGGTAAAACCGAACTCGCGAAGGCGTTAGCCGCTTCGGTGTTCGGCGACGAGAACGCGCTGGTACGCATCGATATGAGCGAGTATTCCGAGCGTCATACGGTGGCACGTCTGGTTGGCGCGCCGCCCGGATATGTCGGCTACGAGGAGGGCGGACAACTCACCGAGCGCGTGCGGCGCAGGCCATATTGCGTGGTGTTACTCGACGAAATCGAAAAGGCGAACTCAGAGGTGCACAACCTCCTGCTGCAACTGTTCGACGAAGGGCGGCTCACCGACGGCAAGGGACGTCTGGTCGATTTCACCAACACGATCATCATCGCGACCAGCAATATCGGCTCACAACTGATTCAGGAGAACATGAAGTCCGACTCGAAGCAACTCGCCTACCCTGAACTGCGCGACCGGTTGATGGAAATGCTGCGGCATCATTTCAGGCCTGAGTTTTTAAACCGGGTCGATGAAGTCGTCGTGTTCCATGCGCTCGGCAAGGAGCAGATTCGCAGTATCGTAGATCTGCAACTTGCACGCGTACGGCGTACGGCGCTGGCCCAAAACATCGATCTGTCGTTCGACAACGGGTTGCGCGATCATCTTGCGCAGATCGGCTATGACCCCGAGTTCGGCGCGCGGATGCTCAAACGCAAGATCCGTCTTGAGGTGGAATCGCAGCTCGCCGATGCGCTGTTGCGAGGCGACGTGCGCGAGGGTGACAAGATCACAATGACCTACGACTCGGGTACGCGCTCTGTGCGTGTGCAGAAAGGAGCATCGCCCACAGAAGCGCCCAGCGAGGCGTCAAAGCAGGCACCGGCACATGCGTGA
- a CDS encoding BON domain-containing protein, translating to MRTDDDIKRDVEYELKWDPDIDPSDIGVAVKDGAVTLSGFARSFRQRTKAEEDATRVRGVKGVANDIEVRLPLVNKRPDPEIVREIIAELKAEVPYAAEDIKAVVRDGHVTLKGEVEWDYLRRRAGDTALRVSGVTGLTNEIEIKPKVKPEDLKRKIEDAFKRNAEVDAQHVTVEAEGNKVVLRGKVRSWAEREEAERVAWLAPGVMRVDNRITIDY from the coding sequence ATGAGAACCGACGACGACATTAAGCGGGACGTGGAGTACGAACTGAAGTGGGATCCGGACATCGATCCATCAGATATCGGGGTTGCGGTCAAGGATGGCGCGGTCACATTGTCTGGATTCGCACGCAGCTTCCGGCAAAGGACAAAGGCCGAGGAGGACGCGACGCGTGTGCGAGGCGTGAAGGGGGTCGCAAACGATATCGAGGTGCGGTTGCCTCTGGTTAACAAGCGGCCCGATCCGGAGATCGTGCGCGAGATCATTGCCGAACTGAAGGCCGAGGTGCCTTATGCGGCGGAGGATATCAAGGCAGTCGTCAGGGACGGACACGTGACACTGAAGGGCGAAGTCGAATGGGACTACCTGCGCCGCCGCGCGGGCGACACGGCGCTGCGGGTGAGCGGCGTGACCGGGCTGACGAACGAGATCGAGATCAAGCCGAAGGTCAAGCCCGAAGACCTCAAGCGCAAGATCGAGGACGCGTTCAAGCGCAACGCGGAAGTCGACGCACAGCACGTCACGGTGGAAGCCGAAGGCAATAAGGTCGTCCTGCGCGGCAAGGTCCGCTCATGGGCCGAGCGCGAAGAGGCCGAGCGGGTCGCATGGCTTGCTCCCGGTGTGATGCGAGTCGACAACCGGATCACCATCGATTACTGA
- a CDS encoding NAD(P)/FAD-dependent oxidoreductase gives MVRIYGRMRSAHGYAIRDFLHRCDIPFEWIELGSDKEAEELARVQHLFDSRLPVCVFHDGTRLESPTIRQITEKLGWFASPSREAYDLAIYGAGPAGLSAAVYGASEGLHTVLVERWALGGQAGSSSKIENYLGFPQGVSGAELAERARDQAVKFGAEILLARAGVHAEFPPGQGIVYLEDGTRITARTSICATGVAYRTLGLAGEERFLGAGLYYGAGASEAALIHGENVYVVGGGNSAGQAAMHFSQSANRVYMLVRDASLKNTLSQYLVDRITSASNIEVRTCTEVTALAGSDVLQEITLTDVRTATARTVRTNWLFVCIGGVPQTQWAQEVGIVRDEGGYLVTGPDLQEYRANLNWPLERAPLHLETSVPGVFAAGDVRHASIKRVASAVGEGAMAVALVHRYLNSS, from the coding sequence ATGGTCAGGATCTATGGACGCATGCGCAGCGCACATGGCTACGCGATACGCGACTTCCTGCATCGCTGTGACATACCGTTCGAATGGATCGAACTGGGCAGCGATAAGGAAGCTGAAGAACTGGCTCGCGTGCAGCATCTCTTCGATTCGCGCCTGCCCGTCTGCGTTTTCCACGACGGAACGCGGCTCGAAAGTCCGACCATCCGGCAAATCACCGAGAAGCTTGGCTGGTTTGCGAGTCCATCCCGTGAGGCCTACGATCTCGCGATTTACGGTGCAGGACCGGCGGGATTGAGCGCCGCGGTGTACGGTGCATCGGAGGGACTGCATACCGTACTGGTGGAGCGCTGGGCACTGGGCGGACAGGCAGGTAGCAGTTCGAAGATCGAGAACTATCTGGGCTTTCCACAGGGCGTGAGCGGCGCGGAACTTGCTGAACGGGCGCGCGATCAGGCCGTCAAGTTCGGCGCCGAAATCCTGCTGGCGCGCGCCGGCGTGCACGCGGAGTTCCCGCCCGGCCAGGGCATCGTATATCTGGAAGACGGCACGCGTATCACGGCGCGCACGTCTATCTGCGCGACCGGCGTGGCATATCGCACGCTAGGCCTGGCAGGTGAAGAGCGCTTTCTCGGCGCAGGTCTTTATTACGGCGCCGGCGCCAGTGAGGCCGCGCTGATACATGGCGAAAACGTATATGTGGTGGGCGGCGGCAATTCGGCGGGACAGGCCGCCATGCATTTTTCGCAGTCCGCCAACCGTGTCTATATGCTCGTGCGTGACGCATCGCTCAAGAACACGTTGTCACAATACCTGGTGGATCGCATCACATCGGCATCGAACATTGAAGTGCGCACATGCACTGAAGTTACCGCGCTGGCAGGCAGCGACGTGTTGCAGGAGATCACGCTGACCGATGTGCGAACCGCCACGGCCCGTACGGTAAGAACGAATTGGCTATTCGTCTGCATTGGCGGCGTGCCGCAGACGCAATGGGCACAGGAAGTCGGCATCGTTCGCGATGAAGGCGGCTATCTCGTAACCGGTCCCGATCTGCAGGAATACCGCGCGAACCTGAATTGGCCTCTCGAACGCGCGCCGCTGCATCTGGAAACGAGTGTGCCTGGCGTATTCGCAGCGGGCGACGTGCGTCACGCATCGATCAAGCGCGTGGCGTCCGCAGTCGGCGAAGGGGCAATGGCTGTGGCGCTGGTGCATCGCTATCTGAATAGCAGTTGA
- a CDS encoding ABC transporter substrate-binding protein: protein MTIDSSVVTAFTPTGKVRASINLGNPILANRHAETGEPFGVSIDLARAFAERLGVELELVVFDAAGKSVQAINEERADFGFFAIDPLRGEMITFTAPYVLIEGFYLVRDDSPVRTNADVDQPHNRVAVGKGSAYDLLLTRELKAAEIVRAPTSPAVVQTFLEQDLEVAAGVKQQLEADAQRAGGLRLLDERFMVIQQAMGTPKSCGEAAAAALHAFVEEMKASGFVADALRRHRIAGASVAPKA, encoded by the coding sequence ATGACTATCGATTCATCCGTCGTCACCGCGTTCACGCCCACCGGCAAGGTGCGCGCGTCGATCAATCTCGGCAATCCGATTCTCGCCAACAGGCACGCCGAAACGGGCGAACCGTTCGGCGTGTCCATCGATCTGGCGCGCGCGTTCGCCGAAAGACTCGGTGTCGAACTGGAACTGGTCGTCTTCGATGCGGCAGGGAAATCGGTTCAAGCGATTAACGAAGAGCGCGCGGACTTCGGCTTTTTCGCCATCGATCCGTTACGCGGCGAAATGATTACATTCACTGCGCCGTATGTGTTAATCGAAGGCTTCTATCTGGTGCGCGACGACTCGCCCGTCAGGACGAATGCCGATGTCGATCAGCCGCACAACCGCGTCGCTGTCGGCAAGGGCAGCGCATATGACCTGCTCCTGACGCGCGAACTAAAGGCCGCGGAGATCGTGCGCGCGCCGACGTCTCCCGCCGTCGTGCAGACGTTCCTCGAACAGGATCTGGAAGTCGCTGCAGGCGTGAAGCAGCAGCTCGAAGCCGATGCACAGAGGGCCGGCGGACTTCGTCTGCTCGACGAGCGCTTCATGGTGATCCAGCAGGCGATGGGCACGCCAAAGAGCTGCGGTGAAGCAGCTGCTGCGGCGCTGCATGCATTTGTCGAAGAGATGAAGGCTTCAGGGTTCGTCGCCGATGCGCTGAGAAGGCATCGGATCGCTGGGGCGTCGGTGGCGCCGAAGGCGTAG
- a CDS encoding phosphate-starvation-inducible PsiE family protein: protein MESKKSWLRKDLDALRLQWDMLTLYERFEQLVAHVLSVVISIIILVSLWQLIHAVISLLVSDALNPLDHAVYQTIFGMVMTLLIAMEFKHSITHVMARRDHIVQVKTVLLVALLAIARKFIILDPASAPAKIAALAFALVALGSVYWLMRQRDDPVDATTAAQAERDRVVHAQRQQGGPPREGGQSDN from the coding sequence ATGGAAAGCAAGAAAAGCTGGTTACGCAAGGATCTCGATGCGTTGCGTCTGCAGTGGGACATGCTCACCCTTTATGAACGATTCGAGCAGCTTGTCGCGCATGTGCTGAGCGTCGTGATTTCCATCATTATCCTTGTGTCGCTCTGGCAGTTGATTCACGCGGTGATTTCATTGCTGGTTTCGGACGCGCTCAACCCGCTGGATCACGCGGTGTATCAGACCATCTTCGGTATGGTCATGACGCTGCTGATTGCGATGGAATTCAAACATTCGATTACGCACGTGATGGCGCGGCGCGATCACATCGTGCAGGTCAAAACGGTGCTTCTGGTTGCGCTGCTGGCTATCGCTCGCAAATTTATCATTCTCGATCCGGCCAGCGCGCCCGCCAAGATCGCGGCGCTTGCATTTGCGCTGGTTGCACTGGGGAGCGTCTACTGGCTGATGCGGCAGCGTGATGACCCGGTCGACGCGACGACCGCCGCGCAAGCAGAGCGTGATCGCGTGGTGCACGCGCAGCGACAGCAAGGGGGACCGCCCCGCGAAGGCGGCCAATCCGACAATTGA
- a CDS encoding HdeD family acid-resistance protein, protein MDELLGRAWWMLILRGTVALLFGTLALFLPGLTLLLLIILFCAYAIAGGVVAIVAAIRYRATHGGWWMPLLLGICSIGAGVIAALVPGITTLVLVAVIGANAIITGVFDLIAATRLHRRLRNAWMLVLTGVLSVLFGIFVLLFPGAGALALVWLIGVYALFTGALLFVLGITARAWHHDGLTGEPHAPLHP, encoded by the coding sequence ATGGATGAACTGCTTGGGCGTGCTTGGTGGATGCTCATTCTGCGTGGCACCGTAGCGCTGCTGTTCGGCACTCTGGCGTTATTCTTGCCCGGTCTCACTCTTCTGCTGCTTATCATCCTCTTTTGTGCCTACGCAATCGCCGGCGGCGTTGTCGCGATTGTCGCGGCCATCCGCTACCGCGCGACGCACGGCGGCTGGTGGATGCCTTTGCTGCTCGGCATCTGCAGCATCGGCGCCGGTGTGATAGCCGCGCTGGTGCCGGGCATTACCACCCTCGTGCTGGTCGCCGTAATCGGCGCAAACGCGATTATCACTGGCGTATTCGATCTGATCGCAGCAACGCGGCTGCACAGGCGCCTGCGCAACGCGTGGATGCTGGTGTTAACTGGAGTGTTGTCAGTGCTTTTCGGCATCTTCGTGCTGCTCTTTCCGGGCGCAGGCGCACTAGCGCTCGTCTGGCTGATCGGCGTGTATGCGTTGTTCACGGGCGCGCTGCTGTTTGTACTCGGCATCACTGCCCGTGCCTGGCATCATGACGGCCTGACCGGCGAGCCACACGCGCCATTGCATCCGTAA
- a CDS encoding DUF1269 domain-containing protein yields MSDLVVVSFKGEEAADQVLTKLQQMQKEHLIDLEDACIVVRSAKGKVHLKQAVDLVKIGALSGAAWGGLFGALVGLLLLNPLVGLATGMAIGAGTGALSGALSDYGIDDDFMRSTGQNIEPGSSALFILVRRVNFDKVLPELKPFGGKVLKTSLTNDQEERLRKALESLNSSGATA; encoded by the coding sequence ATGAGCGATCTAGTCGTTGTAAGCTTCAAAGGCGAAGAGGCGGCCGACCAGGTGTTGACCAAACTCCAGCAGATGCAAAAGGAACATCTGATCGACCTTGAAGATGCCTGCATCGTGGTCCGTAGCGCGAAGGGCAAGGTTCACCTCAAGCAAGCCGTCGATCTCGTCAAGATCGGCGCGCTCAGTGGCGCGGCCTGGGGTGGTCTATTTGGTGCGCTGGTTGGGCTGCTGTTGCTCAATCCGCTCGTCGGGCTGGCAACAGGCATGGCGATTGGCGCTGGAACGGGCGCATTGTCGGGCGCGCTCTCGGACTATGGAATCGATGACGATTTCATGCGCTCGACGGGCCAGAACATTGAGCCGGGTTCGTCGGCGCTCTTCATCCTCGTGCGTCGCGTGAATTTCGACAAGGTCCTGCCAGAGCTAAAGCCTTTCGGCGGAAAGGTATTAAAGACGTCTCTCACGAACGATCAGGAGGAACGCCTGAGGAAGGCGCTAGAGAGCCTGAACAGCAGTGGTGCGACAGCATGA